From the genome of Candidatus Hadarchaeales archaeon, one region includes:
- a CDS encoding PH domain-containing protein, whose translation MAQEKLPISLLPKEKLLKILKPQRLAFLGHFILSGIIFIIGLILLGYLWWLGILVTFFGIIGIIAVIFYSQAFTYYLTNKRIVIYRKFITISSRQIQYDDISDVVVDQGIIGRIFGFGNVIPITKSGLGTGMVGWQAGGGRVGPSGTIVVGGPVGGQVVPVASPSTCVYGVKDPFAVKNIIFKYQEEYAEAPYLKRIAKSLEKQPKASGVSYCPFCGAGISVKEAKFCPNCGKRLE comes from the coding sequence ATGGCACAAGAAAAACTCCCAATATCTTTACTCCCAAAAGAAAAGCTACTAAAAATTTTAAAACCACAAAGGCTAGCTTTTTTGGGCCATTTCATTCTTTCAGGGATCATTTTTATAATCGGTCTAATTCTTCTAGGCTATCTCTGGTGGTTGGGAATACTAGTAACATTTTTCGGAATAATCGGGATAATCGCAGTGATTTTTTACTCACAAGCGTTTACTTACTATCTCACAAATAAAAGAATCGTGATCTATCGCAAATTCATAACTATCTCATCTAGACAAATCCAATACGACGACATATCTGATGTTGTAGTAGACCAAGGCATAATTGGTAGGATTTTCGGCTTCGGAAATGTAATACCGATAACGAAATCCGGACTTGGAACCGGAATGGTCGGATGGCAGGCGGGTGGAGGAAGAGTAGGACCTTCCGGAACTATTGTCGTCGGAGGGCCAGTCGGAGGGCAAGTCGTTCCTGTTGCTAGCCCATCTACTTGCGTCTATGGTGTGAAAGATCCATTCGCTGTAAAGAACATTATATTTAAATATCAGGAAGAATACGCAGAGGCACCCTATCTAAAAAGAATCGCGAAAAGTTTAGAAAAACAACCTAAAGCGTCCGGAGTGAGCTACTGTCCGTTTTGTGGTGCGGGGATAAGTGTTAAAGAGGCAAAATTCTGTCCTAACTGTGGAAAGAGACTTGAGTGA
- a CDS encoding FAD-dependent oxidoreductase: MTIYELIIVGGGPAGITAAIYSARKRVNFVLITKDIGGKAAWSANIENYTGYQFITGSELAQKFEEHVRAFNITILFEEAKHIEKIPEGFEVQTTRGRYKSRSVIVATGTEPKKLGVPGEDEFKNRGVTYCATCDAPLFMNKNVAVIGGGNAGLDATLQLTRIARQIYLIEISSELKGDKIMKEKVIQSDKVAILTNTKVLEILGNRFVKEIVVEREGKKFTLPVDGVFIEIGQIPNSDIVRHLVELNEKGEIIVDARCRTNVDGLFAAGDVTNVPQKQIVVAAGEGAKASISAYEYLQRLKQ, translated from the coding sequence ATGACGATATACGAACTTATTATAGTTGGTGGCGGTCCGGCGGGAATAACTGCAGCCATTTACTCTGCGAGAAAAAGAGTAAATTTTGTTTTAATAACAAAAGACATAGGAGGCAAAGCTGCTTGGAGTGCAAACATAGAAAATTATACTGGATATCAGTTCATAACCGGATCTGAGCTAGCCCAAAAATTTGAAGAACATGTCCGTGCTTTCAACATCACAATTCTTTTCGAAGAGGCCAAACATATTGAAAAAATCCCCGAAGGTTTTGAAGTTCAAACCACGAGGGGTCGGTACAAAAGCAGATCTGTGATAGTCGCCACCGGGACCGAACCTAAGAAACTAGGTGTGCCTGGTGAGGACGAATTTAAAAATCGTGGGGTCACATATTGTGCGACATGTGATGCTCCTTTATTTATGAACAAAAATGTGGCTGTGATCGGAGGAGGAAATGCTGGACTTGATGCGACTTTGCAACTTACGAGAATCGCTAGACAAATATATCTAATAGAAATTTCCTCTGAGTTAAAGGGCGACAAAATAATGAAAGAGAAAGTTATACAAAGCGACAAGGTCGCGATATTGACAAACACAAAAGTACTGGAGATATTGGGAAATAGATTTGTAAAAGAGATTGTTGTCGAAAGAGAAGGAAAGAAGTTCACATTACCAGTGGATGGGGTCTTCATCGAAATAGGACAAATCCCAAACTCAGACATTGTACGCCATTTGGTAGAACTGAACGAAAAAGGAGAGATAATAGTTGATGCAAGATGTCGTACAAATGTGGATGGGTTGTTTGCGGCTGGAGATGTGACGAATGTCCCACAAAAACAAATCGTAGTTGCGGCTGGAGAAGGAGCAAAAGCATCAATTTCAGCCTATGAGTATCTACAGCGATTAAAACAGTAG
- a CDS encoding ABC transporter ATP-binding protein: MRRKVIEVRNLVKRYGNILALSGVSFDVYRGEIFTMVGPNGAGKTTTVEILECLRNPTSGNVKIFGMDIEGHEEEIKQRIGVLPQEFGTFERLTVEENIRFIAKIYERRVDVSNILQTLGLLEHRKRKFGELSGGMKRRVGIAMALASCPEIIFLDEPTTGLDPQARQELWQTIKNLRKEGMTIFLTTHYMEEVEALADRAALILNGKILITDSVRSLISKYGGGFRVSISEKRGIRILRKVGEKIVQQDGKTTAFFKSREDMLEAFLYLSRHGLKPEMKEPSMNEVFLNLAGGRINEHGELIQ; encoded by the coding sequence GTGAGAAGAAAAGTGATAGAGGTTAGAAATCTTGTCAAGCGGTATGGCAACATTTTAGCCCTGTCTGGAGTTTCCTTCGATGTCTATCGTGGAGAGATTTTTACAATGGTCGGTCCGAACGGCGCCGGCAAAACGACTACGGTCGAAATCCTTGAATGTCTTAGAAACCCGACGAGTGGAAACGTGAAAATCTTTGGAATGGATATCGAGGGGCACGAAGAGGAGATAAAACAGCGGATTGGAGTTTTACCACAGGAATTCGGTACCTTTGAGAGACTTACAGTAGAAGAAAATATTCGCTTTATCGCAAAGATTTATGAACGCAGAGTTGACGTCTCAAATATTCTTCAGACCCTCGGCTTGCTCGAGCATCGAAAGAGAAAATTTGGAGAGTTATCTGGAGGGATGAAGAGACGCGTAGGAATTGCCATGGCTCTTGCATCCTGTCCAGAAATAATCTTTCTTGATGAACCGACTACCGGTCTTGATCCTCAAGCAAGACAGGAGCTTTGGCAAACAATAAAGAATTTGAGAAAGGAAGGCATGACAATTTTTCTGACTACTCATTACATGGAGGAAGTAGAAGCTCTCGCGGATCGAGCTGCGCTGATTCTCAATGGTAAAATATTGATAACGGATTCTGTGCGATCCCTAATTTCCAAGTATGGCGGTGGTTTCAGGGTGTCTATTTCGGAGAAAAGAGGCATAAGAATTTTGAGGAAAGTCGGCGAAAAAATCGTTCAGCAAGATGGTAAAACAACAGCGTTTTTCAAATCTCGCGAAGACATGCTCGAGGCTTTCCTTTATCTTAGTAGGCATGGTCTGAAACCAGAAATGAAAGAACCCTCTATGAATGAAGTTTTCCTGAACTTGGCAGGAGGGAGAATAAACGAGCATGGAGAGTTGATACAGTGA
- a CDS encoding ABC transporter permease, with translation MKTLHLTVVLFKNWIRSRMGVFFSFLFPVVLLLIFGSVFGGGAGRYSIWVQNRDLENGSPSDLSIAFISAMENSGVFSIKMIPPSVEISSWVKEHIPSFTSYRVLVIPENFGKKAAEKGIKVRGMIILSSLDLIVETYGEYMDENNLRSIQEGKSALENWVTGITPEEATLILYVQEGDASAQVVSSAVQSIVQAFNNSLISAQSVIEVKFTTLSERTLKPADYYVPGYTAAFIMTNGVIGLTSNISEFRRNGILKRVAATPLSKKSWILANLITQVILAFLLTIIMIFLGRLIFGTSGTPDIFFICLVLLGATLFCAIGITMGGLIKDVEAASAAGNLVAFPMMFLSGAFWPIEIMPEILQTIAKCMPLYYFHQGLRQTLILGNPAGALTSFVVLGALSVVFVLLAVKITKWKEI, from the coding sequence GTGAAGACTCTTCACTTAACTGTAGTGCTTTTTAAAAACTGGATCAGAAGCAGAATGGGGGTTTTCTTTTCATTTCTCTTTCCGGTCGTTCTCCTTTTGATTTTTGGATCAGTCTTTGGAGGAGGAGCCGGGAGGTACAGCATATGGGTGCAAAATCGAGACTTGGAAAATGGGTCTCCGAGCGACCTATCGATTGCCTTCATATCCGCAATGGAGAATTCGGGTGTTTTCTCAATCAAGATGATACCACCCTCTGTCGAAATCTCGAGCTGGGTTAAGGAGCACATACCTTCGTTTACCAGCTACAGAGTTCTAGTGATACCGGAAAATTTCGGGAAAAAGGCTGCCGAGAAGGGCATCAAGGTCCGTGGCATGATAATTCTGAGTAGTTTAGATCTGATAGTCGAAACTTATGGGGAATATATGGATGAGAACAATCTTAGATCCATTCAAGAAGGCAAATCGGCTCTGGAGAACTGGGTAACAGGAATTACACCTGAGGAAGCAACACTTATTTTATATGTTCAAGAAGGAGATGCATCGGCTCAAGTAGTTAGCAGCGCAGTGCAGAGCATAGTTCAAGCATTCAACAATTCTCTGATAAGCGCACAATCGGTTATCGAGGTGAAATTTACAACGCTCTCGGAGAGAACGCTCAAGCCGGCAGATTATTACGTGCCAGGATATACCGCAGCTTTCATAATGACGAATGGTGTAATTGGTTTGACATCGAACATTTCCGAGTTCAGGCGAAATGGAATTCTTAAAAGAGTGGCCGCAACACCTCTTTCGAAGAAATCTTGGATTCTGGCAAATCTGATTACGCAGGTCATACTTGCTTTTCTTCTCACGATTATAATGATTTTTTTGGGACGCCTAATATTTGGAACCAGCGGAACCCCAGACATTTTCTTCATTTGCTTGGTTCTGCTGGGAGCAACCCTTTTCTGCGCAATAGGTATAACTATGGGAGGATTGATAAAAGATGTCGAAGCAGCTAGCGCAGCGGGGAATCTTGTTGCGTTTCCGATGATGTTCCTTTCTGGTGCGTTTTGGCCAATAGAGATAATGCCAGAAATTTTGCAGACAATTGCAAAGTGTATGCCTCTCTATTACTTCCATCAAGGTCTCAGGCAGACACTCATCCTCGGGAATCCTGCCGGTGCTCTAACATCTTTCGTTGTACTCGGGGCTCTTTCTGTAGTTTTCGTTTTATTGGCTGTGAAAATCACAAAATGGAAAGAAATATAA
- a CDS encoding PKD domain-containing protein yields the protein MKDKHEEKRVYGEIRFIYVLAIVIILTVIIFVLLLRPRPKPVVNIPPVADFTWSVDSLTGDNVEPQENEVVQFIDNSYDPDGHIVSWLWDFGDNTRSTEQNPTHRYLRDGEYTVTLLVTDNAGENATKTKVIRVRPSGIPRAFFIFSPPHPTVLDTLQFIDNSYDPDGHIVSWLWDFGDGTFSRSQNPTHIFHAAGSYRVILTVVDNDGNEGRFETIVSVSLPPSELIYIIYWDGGMGEDIGAPARYGHPNNGQHLSLLEIQTGGWESDSDKAWKFIYSNISGGWAGFYCEFTSGPKNLSDYENLVFWVKGERGGEDFEIILEDIYGTGGKVRVSDYAHITTSWRRVVIPLGAFGEDLSNIRVPWNIAFSDGITGKNVIVYIDYIILVKRVSVVGAPVARFTYSPTSPTTSDTIQFIDNSYDPDGHIVRWIWDFGDGTSSTDRNPTHRYLNPGSYTVTLTVIDNSGTSASCRLTIVVSSPISPPPPPPPPPPGVVTLSGIPSAVNIPRIGSVTITNILLNNSTSETKTLKVICDAWDASGGKLWSNIYTMDGQNVFVNGVIYPLVLAPGSSRYLKLTVGGTSTAQSGETFTLHIVVEDY from the coding sequence ATGAAAGATAAACACGAAGAAAAACGTGTATACGGCGAAATTCGCTTCATATATGTTCTCGCAATAGTGATCATCCTCACTGTGATAATCTTTGTTCTCCTATTACGACCCAGACCCAAACCCGTTGTCAATATCCCACCAGTCGCAGATTTCACGTGGTCTGTTGATTCTCTGACAGGTGATAACGTTGAACCGCAAGAAAACGAGGTCGTCCAGTTCATCGATAACTCGTACGATCCAGACGGCCATATCGTAAGTTGGCTTTGGGACTTTGGCGACAACACCCGTTCCACAGAACAAAACCCCACACACAGATACTTGAGGGATGGAGAATACACAGTAACTCTGCTCGTAACCGATAATGCCGGTGAAAATGCAACAAAAACTAAAGTTATAAGAGTGAGACCTTCAGGAATCCCCCGCGCATTTTTCATATTTTCTCCCCCACATCCAACGGTGCTCGACACTCTTCAATTCATCGACAACTCGTACGATCCAGACGGCCATATCGTAAGTTGGCTTTGGGATTTCGGAGATGGAACCTTCAGCAGAAGTCAGAACCCAACACACATTTTCCATGCAGCGGGCTCATACAGGGTCATCCTCACAGTCGTGGACAATGACGGGAATGAGGGAAGATTCGAGACTATTGTCTCTGTATCGCTTCCGCCTTCAGAGTTAATTTACATTATCTACTGGGATGGGGGAATGGGTGAGGATATCGGTGCTCCGGCTCGTTACGGACATCCAAACAACGGACAACATCTTTCGCTGCTCGAGATTCAGACTGGCGGATGGGAGTCTGACTCCGATAAAGCTTGGAAATTTATCTATTCAAACATAAGCGGAGGGTGGGCTGGATTTTACTGTGAATTCACGAGCGGCCCGAAAAATCTCTCCGATTATGAAAACCTAGTGTTCTGGGTAAAAGGAGAAAGAGGCGGCGAAGACTTTGAGATAATTCTTGAAGACATCTATGGCACAGGAGGAAAAGTCAGAGTAAGCGACTACGCACATATCACAACCTCGTGGCGTAGAGTAGTTATTCCACTAGGAGCATTTGGGGAAGACCTCTCCAACATAAGAGTTCCGTGGAACATCGCTTTCTCGGACGGCATCACCGGAAAAAATGTGATCGTCTATATCGATTACATAATTCTTGTAAAAAGAGTCTCCGTTGTTGGTGCGCCGGTGGCTAGATTTACGTATTCTCCAACTTCTCCGACGACCTCTGACACCATACAATTCATTGACAACTCGTACGATCCGGACGGTCATATAGTGAGATGGATCTGGGATTTCGGAGACGGAACTAGCTCAACAGATCGCAACCCCACCCACAGATATTTAAATCCTGGAAGTTACACGGTGACACTCACGGTGATCGACAACAGCGGAACCTCTGCTTCCTGTCGCTTGACGATAGTTGTTTCCTCACCCATTTCACCCCCACCTCCTCCGCCTCCTCCACCTCCAGGAGTCGTGACTCTTTCTGGTATCCCGTCTGCGGTTAACATTCCACGCATAGGATCGGTGACCATAACTAATATTCTTCTGAACAACAGCACCAGCGAGACTAAAACTCTGAAGGTTATCTGCGACGCTTGGGATGCTTCAGGAGGTAAACTCTGGTCAAACATTTACACTATGGATGGACAAAACGTCTTTGTTAATGGGGTAATCTACCCGCTCGTGCTTGCTCCAGGAAGCTCCAGATATCTAAAACTGACAGTCGGAGGTACATCGACTGCGCAGTCGGGCGAGACTTTCACGCTTCACATCGTCGTGGAAGATTACTAA
- a CDS encoding PH domain-containing protein, producing MVQNKFKPDPNLKKVYGIYLLLAGLPLFFIASIPVWGAYKFAPEIWREYKIFTFIPLGIVTIGILFVAYWIPRYYDTIFFTIEEDETTVERGVWWKMKHTVPYSRVMCADVIQGPISRFFGLGSVHIYTAGYTGAAGGTAGPGTRGAEASIWGIPNFLEIREIILKSVKNRPLFAQAQVGLEREILEELKQIRKILEKTA from the coding sequence ATGGTCCAAAATAAGTTCAAACCCGATCCGAATCTGAAGAAGGTCTATGGGATCTATCTTTTACTTGCTGGATTGCCGCTTTTCTTCATTGCTAGCATACCCGTCTGGGGAGCATACAAATTCGCTCCGGAAATCTGGCGAGAATACAAAATATTTACATTTATACCTCTCGGCATTGTCACAATAGGTATTTTGTTTGTTGCATATTGGATTCCGCGATACTACGACACTATTTTCTTCACAATAGAGGAAGACGAAACAACAGTAGAGCGAGGAGTTTGGTGGAAAATGAAACATACAGTTCCTTATTCTCGCGTTATGTGTGCTGATGTGATACAGGGTCCGATTTCCCGATTTTTTGGTCTGGGATCCGTTCACATATATACCGCCGGATACACTGGGGCCGCTGGTGGCACTGCTGGACCTGGAACGAGAGGGGCTGAAGCGTCAATATGGGGGATTCCAAATTTTTTGGAAATCCGGGAAATCATCCTAAAATCTGTAAAAAACAGGCCTCTCTTTGCGCAGGCTCAGGTGGGTCTGGAAAGAGAAATCTTGGAGGAATTAAAGCAGATAAGAAAAATTCTGGAAAAAACTGCTTGA
- a CDS encoding desulfoferrodoxin, producing MTEISQVYRCKICGNIVTVLHAGAGQLVCCGQPMELLQEKTVDVGKEKHVPIIERVKGGVIVKVGSIPHPMEEKHYIEWIELVTDRGSYRKFLKPGDAPEAFFPVQEEQVKSREYCNIHGLWGSS from the coding sequence ATGACTGAAATTAGCCAAGTATACAGATGCAAAATCTGTGGAAACATTGTGACCGTGCTTCACGCTGGTGCTGGACAGCTTGTTTGTTGCGGACAACCGATGGAGCTCTTGCAGGAAAAAACCGTAGATGTCGGCAAGGAAAAGCATGTCCCGATAATCGAAAGGGTTAAAGGTGGGGTAATAGTCAAAGTGGGCTCGATACCCCATCCGATGGAAGAAAAACACTACATAGAATGGATAGAGCTCGTTACAGATAGAGGATCGTACAGAAAATTCCTTAAGCCTGGCGATGCTCCAGAAGCTTTCTTTCCAGTACAAGAAGAACAGGTAAAATCGAGGGAATACTGTAACATCCACGGTCTTTGGGGATCTAGCTAA
- a CDS encoding glycoside hydrolase family 2 TIM barrel-domain containing protein, producing the protein MQKNTCPLAIILASLVLSSVASGVVYYTYCETKFSAEIIEKTVVTVDGRRLLVNGSPFTVKGVCYSPTPPGEGPDFFWWHAQEIYENDFENIRSMGANTIRTYNAGVTYFNDAYYWVYHDDGIPLDSYLWTWQGGGGSFTETHEITPPEGTKSFKTVSANWAGWGIFLANPSAHTINLSGATALKFWVKTTANLKVEIEAPQGNTQTKYISNYGWDGTNNWQEITIPASHWSNLNQVYCPFKITMETSGTFYIDKVRWTGFSPYSDGGIPGGVKILTWGGGYFEARYTGFGPGNVPEGGRCFLTQPSGSYAGWGLFLALPHDHTVDLSGASALKFWVKTPVNLKIEIEAPKGNIQSYYISQFGWDGTNNWQEITIPAENWENLDKVYSPFMITVETNQTFYVDFVRWENFVPPPQHAILENRDILDAAWSQRLYVIMGYWVDRSVDMSKSWVRENLKEGFLKLVNKWKDHPAVLMWAFGNEVDVYPARKENWFSLVQAVAFAAKQVDDNHPVMTVNQDITRIGDPSIGSADENLTSLDIWGVNVYYGSSFGNLFSNYKVKSSKPLLLAEWGCDALDARDNTENQLMQKLYIENLWDEISENLSAENENRVCIGGTVFEWSDEWWKAGNYEIHDNLATWANPNYYDYVAGQNNMNEEWWGIMKLTSLESPVKIPRLAYYALKEKWT; encoded by the coding sequence ATGCAAAAAAACACATGCCCGCTTGCGATCATACTTGCTTCTCTTGTTCTCTCATCGGTGGCCTCTGGTGTGGTTTACTATACATACTGTGAGACAAAATTTTCCGCAGAAATCATCGAGAAAACAGTCGTGACCGTAGACGGACGTCGGCTGCTCGTAAACGGATCTCCTTTCACCGTAAAAGGGGTTTGCTATTCACCAACTCCGCCAGGAGAGGGGCCCGACTTCTTCTGGTGGCATGCGCAAGAAATCTATGAAAACGATTTCGAGAACATCCGAAGCATGGGAGCGAATACCATCAGAACTTATAATGCCGGCGTAACCTACTTTAACGATGCCTATTATTGGGTTTACCACGACGATGGAATTCCTCTGGATTCCTATCTCTGGACATGGCAAGGGGGTGGTGGAAGCTTCACAGAAACACATGAAATAACCCCTCCCGAAGGAACAAAATCGTTTAAAACTGTGAGCGCAAACTGGGCTGGCTGGGGAATTTTCCTAGCGAACCCTTCTGCTCACACAATAAATCTCTCTGGTGCTACGGCGCTCAAATTCTGGGTCAAAACTACCGCAAATCTGAAGGTTGAGATAGAAGCACCACAGGGAAACACACAGACTAAATACATAAGCAATTACGGCTGGGATGGAACAAACAACTGGCAAGAGATAACGATTCCCGCCAGTCACTGGAGTAACCTGAACCAAGTCTACTGTCCTTTCAAAATAACGATGGAGACTAGCGGAACGTTTTACATAGACAAAGTTAGATGGACCGGTTTTTCTCCTTACTCTGATGGCGGGATACCTGGAGGCGTCAAAATCCTAACGTGGGGGGGTGGCTATTTTGAAGCCAGATATACTGGGTTCGGACCGGGCAACGTTCCCGAAGGAGGGAGATGCTTCCTCACACAGCCTTCTGGGAGCTATGCCGGCTGGGGTCTTTTTCTCGCACTCCCGCATGATCACACCGTTGACCTCTCTGGCGCCTCCGCTTTGAAGTTCTGGGTTAAGACACCCGTTAACCTGAAGATCGAGATTGAGGCTCCGAAGGGGAACATCCAGAGTTATTACATCAGCCAGTTTGGATGGGATGGAACAAACAACTGGCAGGAGATCACTATTCCTGCAGAGAACTGGGAAAATCTTGACAAAGTTTACAGTCCCTTCATGATCACCGTGGAAACAAACCAGACGTTTTATGTAGATTTCGTCCGGTGGGAAAATTTTGTCCCACCGCCCCAGCATGCAATATTAGAAAACCGAGATATTCTGGATGCCGCTTGGAGCCAACGGTTATATGTTATCATGGGATACTGGGTGGATCGATCCGTAGACATGAGTAAAAGCTGGGTGAGAGAGAACCTGAAAGAAGGTTTTCTCAAACTGGTTAATAAATGGAAAGACCACCCGGCAGTTCTGATGTGGGCATTCGGAAATGAGGTCGATGTATACCCGGCGAGAAAGGAAAACTGGTTCTCGCTCGTTCAGGCTGTGGCATTTGCCGCCAAACAAGTAGACGACAACCATCCTGTTATGACAGTTAACCAAGACATCACGCGTATAGGGGATCCAAGCATCGGTTCGGCTGACGAAAACCTGACGTCCTTGGACATATGGGGAGTAAACGTGTATTATGGTTCCTCTTTCGGCAATCTCTTCAGCAACTACAAAGTCAAGAGTAGCAAACCCCTTCTTCTGGCGGAGTGGGGGTGCGATGCTCTGGACGCAAGGGACAACACAGAGAACCAGCTCATGCAGAAGCTGTATATAGAAAATCTTTGGGATGAAATTTCAGAAAATCTGAGCGCGGAAAACGAAAATCGCGTTTGCATTGGAGGAACGGTCTTCGAGTGGTCCGATGAGTGGTGGAAGGCCGGAAATTATGAAATCCATGACAATTTGGCGACTTGGGCGAATCCCAACTACTACGACTACGTCGCCGGCCAGAACAACATGAATGAGGAATGGTGGGGGATAATGAAGCTCACCTCGCTCGAAAGTCCCGTCAAGATTCCTAGACTTGCGTACTACGCTCTCAAGGAGAAGTGGACGTAA
- a CDS encoding glycoside hydrolase family 2 TIM barrel-domain containing protein yields the protein MHRHSALNDFKEYVRRFKDHPAVLMWCVGNEVEFQIQNLWPGDETKLRDWFSLLNELAKAAFEVEGQSYHPVITSAAEIYVIGENSIGSDDGSLKFLDAWGATLFRGRSFEGAFDQFRSRSLKPLVVTEFGIDAWDNLQKKEDENAQAEYAKDLLRELFEAGERILGGCYFEWTDEWQKSGNPSAHDIGGFSMPSFPDGVANEEWFGVCRVLENRAGGVDILQPRSVYNIIKEKYLTS from the coding sequence TTGCATCGTCATTCCGCGCTGAATGATTTTAAAGAGTATGTGAGGAGGTTCAAGGATCATCCAGCAGTCTTGATGTGGTGTGTTGGAAATGAGGTCGAGTTTCAGATTCAGAATTTATGGCCGGGCGACGAAACGAAGCTGAGGGACTGGTTTTCGCTTCTGAATGAATTGGCAAAAGCAGCTTTTGAAGTCGAGGGTCAATCCTACCATCCAGTTATAACCTCAGCGGCGGAAATTTATGTCATCGGAGAAAATTCGATAGGATCTGATGACGGTTCTTTAAAGTTTCTAGATGCTTGGGGAGCGACTCTTTTCCGTGGTAGGTCTTTTGAAGGGGCTTTTGATCAGTTCAGAAGCAGAAGCTTGAAACCTCTCGTGGTCACCGAATTTGGAATAGACGCTTGGGACAATCTTCAGAAAAAAGAGGATGAAAACGCTCAGGCTGAGTACGCCAAAGATCTTCTGAGGGAGTTATTCGAGGCTGGGGAAAGAATTCTTGGCGGATGTTATTTTGAATGGACAGACGAATGGCAAAAGAGCGGAAATCCCAGCGCACACGATATTGGAGGATTCTCAATGCCATCATTCCCGGACGGCGTGGCAAACGAGGAATGGTTTGGTGTTTGCAGAGTTCTTGAGAACCGCGCGGGAGGCGTAGACATCCTTCAGCCGAGGTCAGTTTACAATATTATAAAAGAGAAATATCTCACCAGCTAA